The Coccidioides posadasii str. Silveira chromosome 3, complete sequence genome contains a region encoding:
- a CDS encoding uncharacterized protein (EggNog:ENOG410PI0T~COG:Q) — protein sequence MAVEILEDPQFEIPKTCKAGVVHNEGPEFVLKVEDVPVPEPGPDEVLIKLNITGLCYSDIHFMLGDLGGPTMAGNNVRSPGHEGAGVVVKVGSNVKGWKVGDRAGVKPMWDTCGACELCWGDKETYCPKSISTGLQVSGTYQQYITSPARYTTPIPDGVPDEIAAPIMCSASTVLRSLEESKLRPGDWAVFPGGGGGVGIQGVQLAKAMGIRAIAIDSGDAKRALCLEMGAEHFVDFRESKDVAKEVVELCDGIGAHAVFVTAPQAYRDAISFTGRRVGSKVMCIGLPSASEYVFGAHPAQFVFKNMSVVGTLVGSMRDTARALDFAKRGLLKPIYEKWPIARMPEAVEKLRRGQVAGRYVVDFNA from the exons ATGGCAGTCGAAATCCTAGAGGATCCTCAATTCGAGATCCCCAAGACCTGCAAAGCGGGTGTTGTCCACAATGAAGGCCCTGAATTCGTCTTGAAGGTGGAAGATGTACCTGTGCCCGAGCCTG GACCCGATGAGGTCCTTATCAAATTAAACATCACCGGCCTCTGCTACTCCGACATACACTTCATGCTGGGGGACCTGGGAGGGCCTACAATGGCAGGGAACAACGTCCGATCGCCTGGGCACGAAGGCGCTGGTGTTGTTGTCAAGGTGGGCTCGAATGTGAAGGGCTGGAAAGTCGGTGACAGAGCGGGCGTGAAGCCGATGTGGGATACATGTGGTGCCTGCGAGCTGTGCTGGGGCGACAAGGAGACTTACTGTCCCAAGTCCATCTCCACGGGCCTACAGGTCTCTGGAACGTATCAGCAGTATATCACGAGTCCGGCGAGATACACGACCCCGATTCCCGACGGTGTTCCAGATGAAATAGCTGCA CCCATCATGTGCAGTGCTTCGACGGTGCTCCGCAGCCTTGAGGAGTCCAAACTCCGACCGGGTGACTGGGCGGTGTTCCcggggggaggaggaggagttgGCATCCAGGGGGTCCAACTCGCCAAGGCCATGGGAATACGCGCAATTGCAATCGATAGCGGGGACGCAAAGAGAGCACTGTGCCTGGAGATGGGTGCCGAACACTTTGTTGACTTCCGCGAGAGCAAAGATGTCGCGAAAGAGGTCGTGGAACTCTGCGACGGGATCGGAGCCCATGCGGTGTTTGTGACGGCGCCACAGGCCTACAGGGACGCTATCTCTTTCACCGGCAGGCGGGTTGGGTCCAAAGTGATGTGCATCGGGCTCC CATCGGCGAGTGAATATGTGTTTGGGGCGCACCCAGCACAGTTTGTCTTCAAGAACATGTCGGTCGTCGGTACGCTCGTTGGATCGATGAGGGACACGGCGCGGGCGCTGGACTTTGCGAAACGC GGACTGTTGAAGCCGATCTACGAGAAATGGCCGATCGCCCGGATGCCCGAAGCCGTCGAAAAACTCCGACGGGGACAGGTCGCGGGGCGATACGTAGTCGACTTCAACGCATAA
- a CDS encoding uncharacterized protein (EggNog:ENOG410PPXX), with the protein MFEQPKTFLCEHAKLKDEMRISWRQHTISSECALGIRNLQREMARDDSDDDPTALWQAYMNEWNITGASAVPMDMVMRQREKFFSGLKFRGIEELLEDGLGGKLKGMV; encoded by the coding sequence ATGTTCGAACAACCGAAGACCTTCTTATGCGAGCACGCCAAATTGAAAGACGAGATGAGGATATCCTGGAGGCAGCACACCATCAGCTCCGAATGCGCGCTAGGAATAAGGAATCTTCAGCGGGAGATGGCCAGGGATGACAGCGACGACGACCCCACAGCGCTGTGGCAGGCGTACATGAACGAATGGAATATTACGGGGGCGAGTGCGGTGCCAATGGATATGGTCATGAGACAGCGGGAGAAGTTCTTTTCGGGGCTGAAGTTTCGGGGGATAGAGGAGCTGCTGGAGGATGGGCTGGGGGGAAAGCTAAAGGGCATGGTGTAG
- a CDS encoding uncharacterized protein (EggNog:ENOG410PPXX) produces MDYFVQGSKVDPTTLPYGFSGRSPVTAGQGENDNNSKDIDFSIPRSYMQPLPGIWPLDLDSFTATRLGTGNEAIGWTSARDVARALVRLVQAPAGSWEKHTYVAGEIGTWNRAISKVEKFLGRKFVVVDPPSE; encoded by the coding sequence ATGGATTACTTCGTACAGGGAAGTAAAGTAGATCCGACTACATTGCCGTACGGCTTTTCTGGACGATCGCCGGTGACAGCAGGACAGGGTGAGAATGATAATAACAGTAAAGACATCGACTTCTCGATTCCGCGCTCGTACATGCAGCCTCTCCCGGGTATCTGGCCTCTCGACCTCGACTCGTTCACAGCAACGCGCCTGGGAACCGGGAACGAGGCTATCGGCTGGACATCAGCGCGCGATGTCGCTCGCGCCCTGGTGCGACTCGTCCAAGCACCCGCCGGATCCTGGGAGAAGCACACCTACGTAGCGGGCGAGATAGGGACGTGGAACCGGGCCATTTCAAAAGTGGAAAAGTTTCTTGGTCGGAAATTTGTTGTTGTCGATCCGCCATCAGAATAG
- a CDS encoding uncharacterized protein (EggNog:ENOG410PPXX) — protein sequence MSSLCDHVIAIAGASDLAKYFIEELMAAAQPSAPPKIVVMTRSTSSRPWFTSNPHISIRVSDYTASSIQAILDATNATALFSFLHSNDPRSYNTAQEAMLAASRASKSCRRFVPSDYGGDIDRFPGLPRFYEPTHRAFRENILRHET from the coding sequence ATGTCTTCTCTCTGCGACCATGTCATTGCCATCGCTGGCGCCAGCGATCTAGCCAAGTACTTCATCGAGGAGCTAATGGCAGCCGCCCAGCCTTCTGCACCGCCAAAAATCGTCGTGATGACGCGCTCGACGTCCTCCAGGCCATGGTTCACCAGCAATCCTCACATTTCCATTCGAGTGTCCGACTACACCGCATCCTCCATCCAAGCGATTCTCGACGCCACCAACGCCACGGcgctcttttctttcctgcACTCCAATGATCCGCGCAGCTACAACACGGCTCAAGAAGCCATGCTTGCAGCCAGTCGGGCAAGCAAGTCGTGTCGGCGGTTCGTGCCCTCGGACTACGGCGGAGACATCGACAGATTTCCCGGTCTGCCACGATTCTATGAGCCTACGCACAGAGCGTTCCGCGAGAACATCCTGCGCCACGAGACCTGA
- a CDS encoding uncharacterized protein (EggNog:ENOG410PXHX), producing MGPNGSRRPHVKSRNGCAQCKARRIKCDELPPRCRNCQKRRIRCDYEDLFGLNSQVPTSAKPPEPNLKIYIHPLSGVTSGVSSKTQDQALSRAVSQAACLNAPLERSLGPSPFSSEDMELIHHYATITSLTLAEDGRKRKLWQHAIPQQAQLFPFLLNNLLSLAALHLAHLRPSEQGRFTYLAAKHQSQCIKAAQRRKPGITHENCSAVIVCSGLLLLHELAVLHPSYFVHARSTDPLDEFLDKVLLMRRILILWKMGMPMFKTGPVRDLVLHSHKMHGARSPVLRDARAATEQLRELNACLTGGEDERAAYAAAIDRLWECYEEALCIPSDWVMTISWPFYVPESYIELLTQKRPLALVIIAHFVTLLSFPANRWWANGWPGPVVRALARNVEGPWRVALEWPARMVGVEICKEGFGREEKQPLIVKYLSARSQNKNNLVYQNVGL from the exons ATGGGACCCAACGGTTCACGGCGGCCCCATGTCAAGTCCAGGAACGGATGCGCCCAGTGCAAGGCAAGGAGGATAAAA TGCGATGAACTGCCTCCGCGTTGCAGGAATTGTCAGAAACGACGGATAAGATGTGACTATGAGGATCTCTTCGGCTTGAACTCTCAAGTTCCAACATCCGCCAAACCACCGGAACCGAATCTAAAGATCTATATACACCCGCTATCTGGCGTCACCAGCGGGGTTTCCTCGAAGACTCAAGACCAAGCTTTGTCACGGGCAGTATCACAGGCTGCCTGTCTCAATGCTCCGCTTGAAAGATCTCTCGGTCCCTCGCCCTTTTCTTCCGAGGACATGGAGCTGATCCACCACTACGCGACCATCACCAGCCTAACCCTAGCCGAGGATGGAAGAAAGAGGAAGCTCTGGCAGCACGCGATCCCACAGCAGGCGCAATTGTTCCCCTTTCTTCTGAACAACCTCCTATCCCTCGCCGCCTTGCACCTGGCTCACCTCCGCCCTTCTGAGCAAGGGAGATTCACCTACCTCGCCGCCAAGCACCAGTCTCAATGCATCAAAGCCGCCCAGCGGCGCAAGCCGGGCATCACCCACGAGAACTGCAGCGCCGTTATAGTCTGCTCCGGATTGCTCCTCCTCCACGAGCTGGCCGTCCTTCACCCGTCCTACTTCGTCCACGCGCGCTCTACTGATCCCCTGGACGAATTCCTCGACAAAGTCCTCTTGATGCGACGCATCCTCATCCTGTGGAAGATGGGAATGCCCATGTTCAAAACCGGCCCGGTTCGTGACCTAGTCCTGCACTCCCACAAGATGCACGGCGCCAGATCGCCCGTGCTGCGTGACGCACGGGCCGCGACTGAGCAGCTGCGCGAGCTCAACGCGTGTCTGACCGGGGGAGAAGATGAGCGAGCAGCATACGCCGCCGCCATCGATCGTCTGTGGGAGTGCTACGAGGAAGCGCTGTGCATACCGTCCGACTGGGTCATGACGATAAGCTGGCCTTTCTACGTGCCGGAATCATACATCGAGCTTCTCACGCAGAAGCGACCCTTGGCGCTGGTGATCATTGCGCACTTCGTGACGCTGTTGAGTTTTCCAGCAAATAGATGGTGGGCGAATGGGTGGCCGGGTCCTGTGGTCCGGGCTTTGGCGAGGAATGTCGAGGGGCCATGGCGCGTTGCGCTGGAGTGGCCAGCGAGGATGGTTGGCGTGGAGATCTGCAAGGAAGGTTTCGGGAGGGAAGAAAAGCAACCGCTGATAGTTAAGTATCTGAGCGCAAGAAGCCAAAACAAGAACAATCTGGTTTATCAGAATGTCGGACTTTAG
- a CDS encoding uncharacterized protein (CAZy:AA11~EggNog:ENOG410PX2X~TransMembrane:1 (i62-80o)~BUSCO:12636at33183) — protein MRHPLPRGTPSIAMLEDDRMGPHLKQVGYFREPPWHCTDTHSTFGLSFHYAVPDMNYFKNTIILLIALAASVHAHMRLYYPPPFAASNNPHRTGPPDERLDYPYNCCGRKTVYPCRGYLDLLGTDQGKPVATWPAGSVQNFSLVGGGTHYGGSCQVGFSIDKGKTWQVVSSYEGNCPHRKGGNNAPEEQTFQFKVPSDMPSGDHVFAWTWVNREQEFNMVCSSVTISDSLEPPVPGYASDGFCGSSSATARADPSANATLSASPVEQGTPATPSTAGTLDAEKPFDGNGQGSTLRSPRRALDRHRGRARRVGTGQITDRGITHPAYMARPGFLLANIGNGCKTPKETAEVKYPNPGLDVVAGDEEYPLALPEPADKCGAYIFRKATP, from the exons ATGCGGCATCCGCTCCCTCGTGGGACTCCTTCTATTGCCATGCTCGAGGATGACCGTATGGGTCCTCATCTGAAGCAAGTTGGATATTTCCGGGAACCTCCTTGG CACTGCACTGATACCCACTCAACTTTTGGTCTATCATTTCATTACGCGGTACCAGATATGAATTATTTCAAGAACACTATCATCCTGCTCATAGCGCTTGCTGCCTCTGTGCATGCCCATATGAGGCTATACTACCCCCCTCCTTTCGCGGCCAGTAACAATCCTCACCGCACCGGCCCTCCCGACGAGCGACTCGACTATCCTTATAACTGCTGCGGCAGAAAAACAGTCTACCCATGTCGTGGCTACCTCGACCTTCTTGGAACCGATCAAGGGAAGCCAGTAGCTACCTGGCCAGCAGGCTCCGTTCAGAACTTCAGTTTAGTTGGAGGCGGCACACACTACGGCGGATCATGCCAGGTTGGCTTCAGCATCGACAAAGGCAAAACCTGGCAAGTAGTCAGCAGCTATGAAGGGAATTGTCCACATCGCAAGGGCGGGAACAACGCTCCAGAAGAGCAGACTTTCCAGTTCAAAGTGCCCTCGGACATGCCTTCCGGAGACCACGTCTTTGCGTGGACATGGGTCAACCGAGAGCAGGAGTTCAATATGGTCTGCTCATCGGTTACCATCTCTGACTCTCTTGAGCCGCCTGTCCCCGGTTACGCCTCCGATGGCTTCTGCGGATCATCTTCGGCCACAGCAAGAGCTGATCCGAGTGCGAACGCAACCCTGTCGGCCTCTCCCGTCGAGCAGGGTACTCCAGCAACCCCGTCCACAGCGGGCACCTTGGACGCTGAGAAACCATTTGACGGCAATGGACAAGGGTCAACACTGCGGTCACCACGTCGCGCGCTGGACAGGCATCGGGGTCGCGCTAGACGGGTGGGTACCGGTCAGATCACAGACCGCGGAATCACTCATCCCGCATACATGGCCCGCCCTGGGTTTCTGCTAGCCAACATTGGAAACGGCTGCAAGACACCAAAGGAGACTGCGGAAGTGAAGTATCCGAACCCAGGATTGGACGTCGTCGCGGGAGATGAAGAGTATCCTCTTGCGCTTCCAGAGCCGGCAGATAAATGTGGAGCATATATTTTTCGGAAAGCGACTCCGTAA
- the SWC5 gene encoding swr complex subunit (EggNog:ENOG410PN3P~COG:K~BUSCO:13180at33183) yields the protein MSPTLPTPANGTSTPEDGTTLLSLDDGEQYNSEEDPDFDINAPAEDGEEEATDAEPDDRPRKRRRLTPTRVRDEDGDEYVVEGALDSGDEATIRKAKEKREKRRRKGKKVAGDQERDGDEDEDDFDFEDDDEGGGRGGFVRTRAMKMKMQEEQKPLARIDGATVDVDALWAQMNAPDFGKESTPSMQEKQSASEDASTETLEDGRASNLHLPPKTPARGAARPGEETITIKRTYKFAGEVITEEKVVPKDSAEAKVYLSSSDATKDNAKDDQQNDEAPKASPLPLRRPLRRYSRFDPNPPQTYRRSWVKTSASQISPMMKEQRDATTPVAGPKLNTVMKSKLDWAAYVDKEGIKDELDVHSRAKEGYMGRMDFLNRVEAKREEDRRNVRLKGVK from the exons ATGTCTCCTACGCTTCCAACCCCCGCCAACGGGACTTCTACTCCAGAAGATGGAACGACTCTACTATCCCTAGACGATGGCGAACAATACAACTCTGAAGAAGACCCCGACTTCGATATCAACGCCCCCGCTGAAGACGGAGAAGAGGAGGCAACCGATGCAGAGCCCGATGATCGGCCGCGCAAGCGAAGAAGGCTAACTCCCACCCGAGTGCGAGACGAAGATGGTGATGAATATGTTGTTGAAGGTGCGCTAGACTCCGGCGACGAAGCTACGATTCGAAAAGCgaaggagaaaagagagaaaaggcggaggaaggggaaaaaggtAGCCGGAGACCAAGAGAGGGATGgggatgaggatgaggatgacTTTGACTTTGAAGACGATGACGAAGGCGGTGGAAGAGGAGGATTCGTGAGGACAAGAGCtatgaagatgaagat GCAGGAGGAGCAGAAGCCTCTGGCAAGAATAGATGGTGCCACGGTCGATGTCGATGCGCTATGGGCCCAAATGAATGCGCCCGACTTTGGAAAGGAATCGACACCCTCGATGCAGGAGAAACAATCAGCAAGCGAAGACGCCTCCACAGAAACCTTGGAAGATGGCAGGGCTTCTAACCTTCACCTTCCGCCAAAGACACCCGCGAGAGGAGCGGCCCGCCCGGGCGAAGAAACTATCACAATCAAACGAACCTACAAATTCGCCGGAGAAGTGATAACAGAGGAAAAGGTAGTCCCGAAAGACTCCGCAGAAGCGAAAGTCTACTTGTCGTCCTCGGACGCAACAAAAGATAACGCAAAAGACGATCAACAGAACGACGAGGCACCGAAAGCAAGCCCCCTTCCACTCCGCAGACCCCTTCGGCGCTACTCTCGCTTCGACCCAAATCCGCCACAAACGTATAGACGAAGCTGGGTGAAGACGTCAGCGTCGCAAATATCCCCAATGATGAAGGAGCAGCGAGATGCCACCACACCGGTTGCGGGACCTAAGTTGAACACCGTGATGAAGTCGAAACTCGATTGGGCTGCGTATGTGGATAAAGAAGGGATCAAAGATGAGTTGGACGTTCATAGCCGAGCAAAGGAAGGATATATGGGGCGCATGGACTTTTTGAATCGCGTAGAGGCGAAGAGAGAGGAAGACAGACGGAATGTGAGATTGAAGGGTGTGAAATGA
- a CDS encoding uncharacterized protein (EggNog:ENOG410PMW0~COG:S~BUSCO:11675at33183): protein MNDASTSLLTEHFSYTPLSLIDDIINSVNNLIYQAISSLENGMLNTPPERLGFRHADNTIPDTDDDGNIQYPEARLEIENGLHQLETLFEATVDKAFDKFEIYVLRNILMVPHDLVGWIRLSHHENVSFEPLPEDAPTHKSITLQRVKLRETRKLNNLLRRESARNDILIAQLRSMLSVGESTSENPKAAGGNGRTSALNPQLPNLSFLFTDPAAKQLNVGDDGGPSHTPITTNTTFILSQLPALQATLTQLRPKLVTLATPADQIGESDSKREERRRYIDSRTHLHLERIGKLVAGEGLPRGRRINEKEVQALENVVGMLTK, encoded by the exons ATGAATGATGCATCCACGTCTTTGCTTACAGAGCATTTTAGCTACACTCCCTTG TCCCTTATCGACGACATAATCAATTCAGTGAATAATCTCATTTACCAAGCGATATCCAGTCTTGAAAATGGCATGCTCAACACGCCGCCGGAGCGATTGGGCTTTCGGCACGCGGACAACACGATCCCGGACACCGACGACGACGGGAACATACAGTACCCCGAGGCGCGTCTTGAGATCGAGAATGGACTGCACCAACTGGAGACGCTGTTCGAGGCGACAGTAGATAAGGCGTTCGATAAGTTCGAGATCTACGTTCTGAGAAATATTCTGATGGTGCCGCATGATTTGGTGGGATGGATTCGATTGAGCCATCACGAG AATGTATCGTTTGAACCGTTGCCAGAAGACGCACCTACACACAAGTCCATCACTCTCCAACGCGTAAAACTCCGTGAAACCCGAAAGTTGAATAATCTGCTCCGAAGGGAAAGCGCACGGAACGATATCTTAATAGCCCAGCTCCGCTCCATGCTATCAGTGGGAGAATCAACCAGCGAAAATCCAAAAGCTGCGGGCGGAAACGGCCGTACCAGCGCTCTTAATCCCCAGTTGCCCAACTTGTCATTCCTCTTCACCGACCCGGCTGCCAAACAACTTAATGTTGGCGATGATGGTGGTCCTTCACACACTCCAATCACTACGAATACAACATTTATACTCTCACAGCTCCCTGCATTACAGGCGACATTGACACAGCTACGACCAAAGCTAGTAACGTTAGCTACGCCGGCGGATCAGATAGGAGAATCAGATTCGAAGCGCGAAGAGAGGAGACGATATATCGATAGCCGAACACACCTGCATCTGGAGCGAATTGGTAAATTGGTTGCCGGAGAAGGTCTTCCGAGAGGAAGGAGGATCAATGAGAAAGAGGTGCAGGCGCTCGAGAATGTCGTGGGAATGCTAACAAAATAA
- a CDS encoding uncharacterized protein (SECRETED:SignalP(1-19)~EggNog:ENOG410PQKQ~TransMembrane:1 (n6-14c19/20o208-227i)): protein MALRDVLLSTLLFAAGIQATVDDRLYPLRPRKAHFPAKRQLPESMVNVHVVQVSDNEGALKFYPDDLQVELGEMVQFQFHPKNHSIVQSTFDRPCEPMSRSTPGMAGIRSGFMPVEADSEMMPVFTIMVNDTKPMWFYCGQGKHCQNGMVMAINAVAGSNRTVEAYRALAAKADSSPNGGPSNTIPNTGLPSPTGSAAEQTQNAAPKAAAHVAGLSGVLMAVAAIIAGL, encoded by the exons ATGGCTCTTCGCGATGTCTTGTTATCGACCCTGCTCTTTGCGGCTGGTATCCAGGCCACGGTTGATGACAGACTTTACCCCTTACGTCCACGAAAAGCACATTTTCCAGCCAAACGGCAGCTCCCAGAATCGATGGTCAACGTTCATGTAGTGCAGGTTTCGGATAATGAAGGTGCTTTGAAGTTTTATCCCGACGACTTGCAAGTCGAGTTAGGCGAGATGGTCCAATTCCAGTTCCATCCAAAA AACCACTCCATTGTCCAGTCCACGTTCGACAGACCATGTGAGCCAATGAGCAGATCCACTCCAGGGATGGCCGGAATCCGATCTGGATTTATGCCCGTCGAAGCCGACTCGGAGATGATGCCCGTGTTCACTATCATGGTTAACGACACCAAGCCCATGTGGTTCTACTGCGGACAGGGAAAGCATTGTCAAAATGGCATGGTTATGGCCATTAACGC TGTTGCCGGTAGCAACAGAACCGTTGAAGCATATCGGGCACTTGCCGCGAAAGCAGACAGCTCGCCTAATGGAGGCCCTAGCAACACAATCCCGAATACTGGTCTCCCAAGTCCCACCGGTAGTGCAGCCGAACAGACACAAAACGCGGCTCCGAAGGCGGCTGCACATGTGGCCGGATTGAGTGGAGTGCTCATGGCTGTGGCCGCCATTATTGCTGGACTTTGA
- the QNS1 gene encoding glutamine-dependent NAD(+) synthetase (BUSCO:67399at4751~EggNog:ENOG410PGZM~COG:H~BUSCO:2118at33183): MGHLTTVATCTLNQWALDWEGNTARIIESIKRAKQAGAKLRVGPELEISGYDCLDHFLENDVYLHSWEMMARILADEECHGILLDIGMPIMHRNLRFNCRVIAIDGKILLIRPKIWLANDGNYREMRYFTPWERPRHVEDYYLPRIIQRLQGSTKVPFGDAVISTPDTCLGAETCEELFTPAGPHADMGLNGVEIFTNSSGSHHNLRKLDQRVSLILEATRKSGGIYLYSNLQGGGGERLYYDGCSMIVVNGEIVAQGTQFSLNDVEVVTATVDLEEVRAFRFAPSRGLQAVRAPEYRRIETSFSLSAESDQLDPGLSPSPRLDVRYHLPEEEIALGPACWLWDYLRRSQLAGFLVPLSGGIDSCATAIIVFSMCRLVIEAIERGNQQVVTDVKRIAGVYEKEGWLPKTPQELCYNIFHTVYMGMASQSSKETRSRAKDLSKAIGAYHVDLNIDDIFNAQKDTFAKATGFNPKFKVYGGTQAENLALQNIQARTRMVTAYEFSQLLPTVRKRPGGGGLLVLGSANCDEALRGYYTRYDCSSADINPIGSISKKDLKLFIAWAQKEFELPILVDFLNATPTAELEPITKDYVQADEVDMGMTYDELSTFGICRKVLKLGPYGMFEKLLHEWKGLKPRDIATKVKRFYHYYAVNRFKMTTLTPSYHAESYSPDDNRYDLRPFLLPPQYSSLPFKKIDELVDKIENSEKGESSSK, translated from the exons ATGGGCCATCTCACTACCGTCGC TACCTGCACCCTGAACCAATGGGCCCTTGATTGGGAGGGCAATACAGCCCGAATCATAGAGTCCATCAAGCGTGCAAAGCAGGCTGGTGCCAAGCTGAGAGTAGGCCCGGAGCTGGAGATCTCTGGATATGATTGCCTTGATCATTTCCTTGAGAACGATGTCTACCTTCATTCTTGGGAAATGATGGCACGAATTCTCGCTGATGAAGAATGCCATGGGATTTTACTG GACATTGGGATGCCAATCATGCACAGGAATCTTCGCTTCAACTGCAGAGTTATCGCAATAGATGGCAAGATCTTACTCATCCGTCCCAAAATCTGGCTGGCAAACGATGGGAACTATCGCGAAATGAGGTACTTCACTCCATGGGAACGTCCCCGGCATGTGGAGGACTATTACCTCCCACGAATCATCCAGAGGCTTCAAGGCAGTACGAAAGTTCCCTTTGGAGATGCTGTCATTTCAACCCCAGATAC GTGCCTGGGCGCGGAGACATGCGAGGAGCTATTCACACCCGCTGGACCACACGCAGACATGGGGTTGAACGGCGTTGAGATTTTCACGAACAGTTCTGGATCCCATCATAATTTAAGAAAGCTTGATCAACGTGTTTCCCTGATCCTCGAGGCTACTCGGAAAAGTGGAGGAATATATCTTTATTCAAACTTACAAG GAGGGGGCGGGGAACGACTGTACTACGATGGATGCAGTATGATTGTCGTTAATGGCGAGATCGTCGCTCAGGGAACCCAGTTCTCTTTGAACGATGTCGAAGTGGTCACTGCAACCGTCGATTTAGAGGAGGTTAGGGCGTTCCGGTTTGCACCCAGTCGAGGGTTGCAGGCGGTCCGCGCTCCTGAATACAGACGTATCGAGACTTCTTTCAGCCTATCTGCGGAAAGTGACCAGTTAGACCCCGGTCTCTCTCCATCGCCGCGACTCGACGTCCGATACCATCTCCCTGAGGAGGAGATTGCCCTTGGCCCTGCATGCTGGCTGTGGGATTATCTACGTCGTTCCCAACTTGCTGGGTTCCTCGTTCCCTTGAGCGGTGGCATCGACTCATGCGCCACTGCTATCATAGTTTTTTCGATGTGCCGTCTTGTTATAGAAGCAATTGAAAGGGGGAACCAGCAAGTCGTCACTGACGTTAAGCGGATTGCTGGAGTGTATGAGAAGGAAGGCTGGTTGCCCAAAACACCCCAAGAGCTGTGTTATAACATTTTCCACACCGTCTATATGGGAATGGCATCGCAGTCCTCCAAGGAGACGAGAAGCAGGGCCAAAGACCTATCGAAGGCAATTGGCGCATATCATGTTGACCTCAACATTGACGATATTTTCAATGCTCAGAAGGACACCTTTGCTAAAGCAACAGGATTCAACCCCAAGTTCAAAGTTTATGGTGGCACCCAGGCGGAAAATCTTGCACTTCAGAATATTCAGGCGCGAACTCGAATGGTAACTGCGTACGAGTTCAGTCAATTACTACCAACCGTCAGAAAGAGGCCTGGAGGAGGTGGATTGCTAGTCCTTGGTAGTGCCAATTGCGACGA GGCTCTTCGTGGTTACTATACTAGATACGACTGCTCGTCCGCCGACATTAACCCAATTGGTTCGATCTCCAAGAAAGATTTGAAACTATTTATTGCGTGGGCGCAAAAGGAATTCGAACTCCCAATTCTCGTGGATTTTCTCAATGCTACACCCACAGCAGAACTGGAGCCCATAACGAAAGATTATGTGCAAGCGGATGAAGTGGATATGGGCATGACGTACGATGAACTGTCGACGTTCGGAATCTGCCGTAAAGTATTGAAATTGGGCCCATATGGCATGTTTGAGAAGTTGCTGCACGAGTGGAAGGGCTTGAAGCCGCGAGATATAGCAACAAAGGTCAAA AGATTCTATCACTATTACGCTGTTAATCGGTTTAAAATGACGACCTTGACTCCGTCGTACCATGCAGAATCATATTCGCCAGATGATAATCGATA TGATCTTCGTCCATTCTTACTTCCACCTCAGTACTCGAGCCTCCCGTTCAAGAAAATTGATGAACTGGTGgataaaatagaaaatagCGAGAAAGGCGAGAGTTCATCTAAATGA
- a CDS encoding uncharacterized protein (EggNog:ENOG410PSEG~COG:S): MPPLSKRKALPFKPPRSIAATTENASTSASKHESVSGSGKPRKRTKTQAVAVTRSPSPPLVSEPSESPANKLRSPEHGDSPTRSIDSLSSEPEYILAEITAPKEENRQSLETSEPDFPPKLLAAIIHHHMKSKGEKMRITKDANRLYAKYIDIFVKEAVARAIHERREKLNTDGIERDRSRRILDSYLEVEDLEKLAPQLLLDF; the protein is encoded by the exons ATGCCTCCTCTCTCCAAACGCAAAGCTCTCCCTTTCAAACCTCCGCGGTCTATCGCGGCGACTACCGAGAACGCATCCACATCAGCCTCGAAACATGAATCCGTCTCAGGTTCCGGAAAGCCCCGCAAACGAACAAAGACACAGGCCGTTGCTGTCACCCGTTCTCCGTCTCCCCCACTTGTATCCGAACCTTCAGAATCCCCGGCAAATAAGCTACGCTCTCCTGAACATGGCGACTCCCCCACACGTTCTATCGACTCGTTATCCTCAGAGCCAGAATATATCCTCGCAGAAATCACTGCTCCTAAAGAGGAAAACCGACAATCTCTCGAAACCTCCGAACCAGACTTTCCACCCAAACTCCTAGCTGCTATCATTCATCATCACATGAAAAGCAAGGGCGAGAAGATGCGGATAACAAAAGACGCCAATAGATTATATGCAAAGTACATTGATATTTTTGTGAAAGAGGCCGTGGCGAGAGCAATCCACGAGCGACGAGAGAAATTGAATACGGATGGAATTGAGAGGGATAGATCCCGGAGGATACTGGATAGTTATTTGGAG GTCGAGGATCTGGAAAAGCTGGCGCCCCAATTGCTTCTTGATTTCTAA